The Solanum lycopersicum chromosome 9, SLM_r2.1 genome window below encodes:
- the LOC138338106 gene encoding lysine-specific demethylase JMJ26-like, giving the protein MLMNTQAVVPTDEQLSVIKKLKQVHKEQDQREFAADNANRTHESIKDYVPNVNEKPVLKGMNFSQEKQKCDGLKVENKKYCLRSVKAACETKKDGEDSSSLFGQDKPEGFEDADGGGALWDVFRRQDVPKLEEYLRKHFREFRHIYGSPLPQVKISCNFNLLLHF; this is encoded by the coding sequence ATGTTGATGAACACTCAAGCAGTAGTCCCAACAGATGAACAACTCTCCGTTATAAAGAAGTTGAAACAGGTTCACAAAGAGCAGGATCAGAGGGAATTTGCAGCTGATAATGCTAACAGGACACATGAGAGCATTAAGGATTACGTCCCTAATGTAAATGAAAAACCTGTGCTGAAAGGGATGAACTTTTCTCAGGAGAAACAGAAATGTGATGGTTTGAAAGTTGAGAATAAGAAGTATTGCCTGCGAAGTGTAAAAGCTGCTTGTGAAACAAAGAAAGACGGAGAGGATAGTAGTTCTCTTTTCGGGCAGGATAAGCCTGAAGGATTTGAAGACGCAGATGGTGGCGGTGCTCTATGGGATGTCTTTAGGAGGCAAGATGTTCCTAAATTGGAGGAATATCTCAGGAAACACTTCAGGGAATTTAGGCACATATATGGCTCACCGTTGCCGCAGGTAAAAATAAGCTGCAACTTTAATTTACTT